The Manis javanica isolate MJ-LG chromosome 4, MJ_LKY, whole genome shotgun sequence genome contains a region encoding:
- the WFIKKN2 gene encoding WAP, Kazal, immunoglobulin, Kunitz and NTR domain-containing protein 2 isoform X1 has translation MWALPCHRFWSCWGQVAALLLLLGVPPRGQALPPIRYSHAGICPNDMNPNLWVDAQSTCKRECEADQECETYEKCCPNVCGTRSCVAARYMDVKGKKGPVGLPKEATCDHFMCLQQGSECDIWDGQPVCKCKDRCEKEPSFTCASDGLTYYNRCYMDAEACSQGITLAVVTCRYHFTWPNTSPLPPETTVRPTTASPETPGLDMVAPALLNHPVPQSVTMGETVSFLCDVVGRPRPEITWEKQLEDRENVVMRPNHVRGNVVVTNIAQLVIYNAEPQDAGIYTCTARNAAGVLRADFPLSVVRGGQAAATAESSPNGTAFPLDECLQPPDSEDCGEEQTRWHFDAQANNCLTFTFGHCHRNRNHFETYEACMLACMSGPLAVCSLPALQGPCKAYAPRWAYNSQMGQCQSFVYGGCEGNGNNFESREACEESCPFPRGSQHCRACKPRQKLVTSFCRSDFVILGRVSELTEEPDSGRALVTVDEVLKDEKMGLKFLGREPLEVTLLHVDWTCPCPNVTVGEAPLIIMGEVDGGMAVLRPDSFVGASGTRRVRKLREVMHKKTCDVLKEFLGLH, from the exons ATGTGGGCCCTGCCATGCCACCGGTTCTGGTCCTGCTGGGGGCAGGTGGCAGCTCTGCTGCTGCTCCTCGGGGTGCCCCCACGAGGCCAGGCGCTGCCACCCATCCGCTATTCTCACGCGGGCATCTGCCCCAACGACATGAACCCTAACCTCTGGGTGGATGCCCAGAGCACCTGCAAGAGGGAGTGTGAGGCAGACCAG GAGTGTGAGACCTATGAGAAGTGCTGCCCCAATGTGTGTGGGACCAGGAGCTGTGTGGCTGCCCGCTACATGGACGTGAAGGGGAAGAAGGGCCCAGTGGGCTTGCCCAAGGAGGCCACGTGTGACCACTTCATGTGTCTGCAGCAGGGCTCCGAGTGTGACATCTGGGATGGCCAGCCAGTGTGTAAGTGCAAAGATCGTTGTGAGAAGGAGCCCAGCTTTACCTGTGCCTCGGACGGCCTCACCTACTATAACCGCTGCTACATGGACGCCGAGGCCTGCTCCCAAGGCATTACACTGGCTGTTGTCACCTGCCGCTATCACTTCACCTGGCCCAACACCAGTCCCCTGCCGCCTGAGACCACCGTGCGCCCCACCACGGCCTCCCCCGAGACCCCTGGGCTGGACATGGTGGCCCCAGCTCTGCTCAACCACCCTGTGCCCCAGTCGGTCACCATGGGCGAGACAGTGAGCTTCCTCTGTGATGTAGTGGGCCGGCCCCGGCCCGAGATCACCTGGGAGAAGCAGCTAGAGGATCGGGAGAACGTGGTCATGAGACCCAACCACGTGCGTGGCAACGTAGTGGTCACCAACATTGCCCAGCTGGTCATCTATAATGCCGAGCCCCAGGATGCCGGCATCTACACCTGCACAGCCCGGAATGCGGCTGGGGTCCTGCGTGCCGACTTCCCGCTGTCAGTGGTCAGGGGCGGTCAGGCAGCTGCCACGGCGGAGAGCAGCCCCAACGGCACAGCCTTCCCCTTGGATGAGTGCCTGCAACCCCCTGACAGTGAGGACTGTGGCGAGGAGCAGACCCGCTGGCACTTCGACGCCCAGGCCAACAACTGCCTCACCTTCACCTTTGGTCACTGCCACCGCAACCGGAACCACTTTGAGACCTACGAGGCCTGCATGCTGGCCTGCATGAGCGGGCCACTGGCTGTGTGCAGCCTGCCCGCCCTGCAGGGGCCCTGCAAGGCCTATGCACCTCGGTGGGCCTATAACAGCCAGATGGGCCAGTGCCAGTCCTTTGTCTATGGGGGCTGCGAGGGCAACGGTAACAACTTCGAGAGCCGCGAGGCCTGCGAAGAGTCCTGCCCCTTCCCCCGGGGGAGCCAGCACTGCCGGGCCTGCAAACCGAGGCAGAAGCTTGTTACCAGCTTCTGTCGCAGCGACTTTGTTATTTTGGGCCGAGTCTCCGAGCTGACCGAGGAGCCTGACTCAGGTCGTGCCCTGGTGACTGTGGACGAGGTCCTGAAGGATGAGAAGATGGGCCTCAAGTTCCTGGGCCGGGAGCCGCTGGAAGTCACTCTGCTCCACGTGGACTggacctgcccctgccccaacGTGACAGTAGGTGAGGCACCACTCATCATCATGGGTGAGGTGGATGGCGGCATGGCTGTGCTGCGGCCTGACAGCTTCGTGGGCGCATCTGGCACCCGGCGGGTGAGGAAGCTGCGTGAGGTCATGCACAAGAAGACCTGTGACGTCCTCAAGGAGTTCCTAGGCTTGCACTGA
- the WFIKKN2 gene encoding WAP, Kazal, immunoglobulin, Kunitz and NTR domain-containing protein 2 isoform X2 — translation MDVKGKKGPVGLPKEATCDHFMCLQQGSECDIWDGQPVCKCKDRCEKEPSFTCASDGLTYYNRCYMDAEACSQGITLAVVTCRYHFTWPNTSPLPPETTVRPTTASPETPGLDMVAPALLNHPVPQSVTMGETVSFLCDVVGRPRPEITWEKQLEDRENVVMRPNHVRGNVVVTNIAQLVIYNAEPQDAGIYTCTARNAAGVLRADFPLSVVRGGQAAATAESSPNGTAFPLDECLQPPDSEDCGEEQTRWHFDAQANNCLTFTFGHCHRNRNHFETYEACMLACMSGPLAVCSLPALQGPCKAYAPRWAYNSQMGQCQSFVYGGCEGNGNNFESREACEESCPFPRGSQHCRACKPRQKLVTSFCRSDFVILGRVSELTEEPDSGRALVTVDEVLKDEKMGLKFLGREPLEVTLLHVDWTCPCPNVTVGEAPLIIMGEVDGGMAVLRPDSFVGASGTRRVRKLREVMHKKTCDVLKEFLGLH, via the coding sequence ATGGACGTGAAGGGGAAGAAGGGCCCAGTGGGCTTGCCCAAGGAGGCCACGTGTGACCACTTCATGTGTCTGCAGCAGGGCTCCGAGTGTGACATCTGGGATGGCCAGCCAGTGTGTAAGTGCAAAGATCGTTGTGAGAAGGAGCCCAGCTTTACCTGTGCCTCGGACGGCCTCACCTACTATAACCGCTGCTACATGGACGCCGAGGCCTGCTCCCAAGGCATTACACTGGCTGTTGTCACCTGCCGCTATCACTTCACCTGGCCCAACACCAGTCCCCTGCCGCCTGAGACCACCGTGCGCCCCACCACGGCCTCCCCCGAGACCCCTGGGCTGGACATGGTGGCCCCAGCTCTGCTCAACCACCCTGTGCCCCAGTCGGTCACCATGGGCGAGACAGTGAGCTTCCTCTGTGATGTAGTGGGCCGGCCCCGGCCCGAGATCACCTGGGAGAAGCAGCTAGAGGATCGGGAGAACGTGGTCATGAGACCCAACCACGTGCGTGGCAACGTAGTGGTCACCAACATTGCCCAGCTGGTCATCTATAATGCCGAGCCCCAGGATGCCGGCATCTACACCTGCACAGCCCGGAATGCGGCTGGGGTCCTGCGTGCCGACTTCCCGCTGTCAGTGGTCAGGGGCGGTCAGGCAGCTGCCACGGCGGAGAGCAGCCCCAACGGCACAGCCTTCCCCTTGGATGAGTGCCTGCAACCCCCTGACAGTGAGGACTGTGGCGAGGAGCAGACCCGCTGGCACTTCGACGCCCAGGCCAACAACTGCCTCACCTTCACCTTTGGTCACTGCCACCGCAACCGGAACCACTTTGAGACCTACGAGGCCTGCATGCTGGCCTGCATGAGCGGGCCACTGGCTGTGTGCAGCCTGCCCGCCCTGCAGGGGCCCTGCAAGGCCTATGCACCTCGGTGGGCCTATAACAGCCAGATGGGCCAGTGCCAGTCCTTTGTCTATGGGGGCTGCGAGGGCAACGGTAACAACTTCGAGAGCCGCGAGGCCTGCGAAGAGTCCTGCCCCTTCCCCCGGGGGAGCCAGCACTGCCGGGCCTGCAAACCGAGGCAGAAGCTTGTTACCAGCTTCTGTCGCAGCGACTTTGTTATTTTGGGCCGAGTCTCCGAGCTGACCGAGGAGCCTGACTCAGGTCGTGCCCTGGTGACTGTGGACGAGGTCCTGAAGGATGAGAAGATGGGCCTCAAGTTCCTGGGCCGGGAGCCGCTGGAAGTCACTCTGCTCCACGTGGACTggacctgcccctgccccaacGTGACAGTAGGTGAGGCACCACTCATCATCATGGGTGAGGTGGATGGCGGCATGGCTGTGCTGCGGCCTGACAGCTTCGTGGGCGCATCTGGCACCCGGCGGGTGAGGAAGCTGCGTGAGGTCATGCACAAGAAGACCTGTGACGTCCTCAAGGAGTTCCTAGGCTTGCACTGA